A window from Pangasianodon hypophthalmus isolate fPanHyp1 chromosome 16, fPanHyp1.pri, whole genome shotgun sequence encodes these proteins:
- the ednrab gene encoding endothelin receptor type Ab, whose amino-acid sequence MPWVTVLIATISCALMRHGHCQSNSSEDFLFSSDPVAILLPGLHATLSPLTPSEGVSTEPKPATLASSHSSSSLVSGNGSVHARPLSPPPACLLSMKVAFKYVNTVLFCVIFVVGIVGNATLLRIICFHKNMRNGPNALIASLALGDFIYIAIDIPIHIYKLLATRWPFNDTLFGLFLCKLFPFLQKASVGITVLNLCALSVDRYRAVASWGRVQGAGIPASTAVKIMCIWILAILLAVPEAVGFNMVSFVHNNETAQTCMLKPESQFMTFYRDAKDWWLFGVYFCVPLACSAIFYTLMTYEMLNYRKGSLKITLSEHLKQRREVAKAVFSLVVIFALCWFPLHLSRILKKMVYFQHNTQRCDLLNFLLVLDYFSMNLATINSCINPIILYLVSKKFKNCFKSCLCCWCYSGSLLSSMGTSTQCKTPDLQNGLTDRTTLPKDSYN is encoded by the exons ATGCCCTGGGTCACGGTGCTAATAGCAACCATATCCTGTGCGCTGATGAGACACGGCCACTGCCAATCAAACTCCTCAGAAGACTTCCTGTTCTCTAGTGACCCAGTTGCCATCCTGCTTCCTGGCCTTCATGCCACCCTCTCACCTCTGACCCCAAGTGAGGGTGTGAGCACCGAACCTAAACCTGCCACTCTCgcctcctcacactcctcatcaTCCCTCGTTTCTGGGAACGGATCAGTGCATGCTCGTCCTCTTTCTCCCCCACCAGCGTGTTTGTTGTCTATGAAAGTCGCGTTTAAGTACGTGAACACGGTGCTGTTTTGTGTCATCTTTGTGGTGGGCATAGTGGGTAATGCCACACTGCTAAGAATCATATGCTTCCACAAGAACATGAGAAATGGCCCCAATGCCCTGATTGCCAGCCTGGCACTGGGAGACTTCATCTACATCGCCATCGACATCCCCATCCACATCTATAAG TTGCTGGCGACGAGGTGGCCATTTAATGACACACTGTTCGGACTCTTCCTGTGTAAGCTCTTTCCCTTCCTGCAAAAGGCTTCAGTTGGGATAACGGTGCTCAACCTGTGTGCCCTCAGCGTGGACAG GTATCGTGCCGTGGCCTCGTGGGGCCGTGTCCAAGGCGCGGGAATCCCAGCCTCGACCGCAGTAAAGATCATGTGTATCTGGATTTTGGCCATTCTTCTGGCTGTTCCTGAAGCTGTGGGCTTTAACATGGTCAGCTTTGTCCACAACAATGAGACTGCACAGACCTGCATGCTCAAGCCAGAATCCCAGTTTATGAct ttttacaGAGACGCAAAAGACTGGTGGCTGTTTGGGGTTTACTTCTGCGTGCCGTTAGCATGTTCAGCTATCTTCTACACTCTGATGACCTACGAGATGCTGAATTACAGGAAAGGAAGTCTGAAAATCACACTCAGTGAACACCTCAAACAG CGACGTGAGGTGGCGAAGGCCGTATTCTCTCTGGTGGTAATCTTCGCTCTGTGCTGGTTTCCTCTTCACCTGAGTCGCATTCTGAAGAAAATGGTTTACTTTCAGCACAACACTCAGCGCTGTGATCTGCTCAA TTTCTTGCTGGTGCTTGATTACTTCAGCATGAACCTGGCGACTATAAACTCCTGCATCAACCCCATCATACTCTATCTCGTCAGCAAGAAGTTCAAAAACTGCTTTAAG